One Bartonella tribocorum CIP 105476 genomic window carries:
- a CDS encoding peptidylprolyl isomerase — MKFNFITLFLASTLLASTSLGVRAQEGLNSSSSDLKTLEKASEKAVSPSHVMAVIDGKNITAGQLDDLALEINPNLARFPDEQRRIMVLKAYLDMQALAKAARSKDLDKTEAYNKRMAVMRDNVLQQLYFKQAIVDKISDTDLEDLYKQEIAALPKEDEVKARHILVKTRKEAEAIIKHLNKGENFEEIAKKSSTDGSAAVGGDLGYFSHGQMVKPFEDAAFGLKVGEYTKQPVESPFGWHIIKLEDRRVKQPPTFDEVKEMLRTQLIKKRYQELIVDLRSKIDVKYPDPNVTKIMESLNQNGTLLPNETSDEEDTE; from the coding sequence ATGAAATTTAACTTTATCACGCTGTTTTTAGCATCAACTTTATTGGCGAGTACAAGTTTAGGGGTGAGGGCCCAAGAAGGTTTGAATTCATCGTCGAGTGATTTAAAGACTTTAGAGAAAGCTTCTGAAAAAGCTGTTTCTCCTTCACATGTTATGGCCGTTATTGATGGGAAGAATATTACAGCAGGTCAATTGGATGATTTAGCGCTTGAAATAAATCCTAATTTAGCACGTTTTCCTGATGAGCAACGCCGCATTATGGTCTTAAAAGCTTATTTGGATATGCAGGCGCTTGCAAAAGCAGCAAGAAGCAAAGATCTTGATAAGACAGAAGCTTACAATAAACGTATGGCAGTTATGCGTGACAATGTGCTTCAACAGCTTTATTTTAAACAGGCGATTGTTGATAAAATTTCGGATACTGATTTGGAAGATCTTTACAAGCAAGAAATTGCTGCTTTACCTAAAGAGGATGAAGTTAAAGCCCGTCATATTTTGGTCAAAACGAGAAAAGAAGCAGAAGCTATCATTAAGCATTTAAATAAAGGCGAAAATTTTGAAGAGATTGCAAAGAAAAGTTCAACAGATGGTTCTGCTGCTGTTGGGGGTGATCTTGGTTATTTTAGTCACGGTCAAATGGTCAAGCCTTTTGAAGATGCAGCATTTGGTTTGAAAGTTGGCGAATACACGAAACAACCCGTTGAAAGTCCTTTTGGTTGGCATATTATTAAATTAGAAGATCGTCGTGTAAAGCAACCTCCTACATTTGATGAGGTTAAAGAAATGCTGCGTACACAGCTGATAAAAAAGCGCTATCAAGAACTCATTGTTGATTTACGGAGCAAGATAGATGTGAAATATCCTGATCCTAATGTGACAAAAATCATGGAATCGCTTAATCAAAATGGGACGCTTCTTCCCAATGAGACATCCGATGAAGAAGATACGGAATAA
- the argJ gene encoding bifunctional glutamate N-acetyltransferase/amino-acid acetyltransferase ArgJ, whose protein sequence is MVFKISPLTPQNIQELSPLSGVRIATAKAGIKYKDRTDLLFMVFDKPVSVAGVFTRSKCPSAPVEHCRASLPHGVARGVVVNSGNANAFTGRKGKNTTNEIVFAAANTLKVRENEIFIASTGVIGEPMDASGIVSLLPSMAETAEKGNWLEAAKAIMTTDTFPKLATRTFDCGGENVTIHGIAKGAGMIAPDMATMLSFVISDATISSDMLQSMLSEAVQGSFNSITVDSDTSTSDTLMLFATGKEHFPCITSQSDSRYSVFVKQLGALLHELALQVVCDGEGARHLIEVNVTGATTDNAAKTIALSIANSPLVKTAIAGEDANWGRVVMAVGKAGVEVDRDLLTIWFGEHCVAVNGERDPTYCEETIGAYMQGKHITIRVDIGLGAGEATVWSCDLTKEYVMINSDYRN, encoded by the coding sequence GTGGTTTTTAAAATATCTCCCTTGACGCCTCAAAATATCCAAGAGCTTTCCCCATTATCTGGTGTACGGATAGCAACAGCTAAAGCTGGGATTAAATATAAAGATCGTACAGATCTCCTTTTTATGGTATTCGATAAACCAGTGAGTGTGGCAGGTGTTTTTACACGTTCAAAATGTCCATCTGCTCCTGTAGAGCATTGTCGTGCATCGCTTCCCCATGGGGTTGCGAGGGGTGTTGTTGTGAATTCTGGAAATGCAAACGCTTTTACAGGAAGAAAAGGGAAGAACACAACCAATGAAATCGTCTTTGCAGCAGCGAACACTTTAAAGGTTAGAGAAAATGAAATTTTTATAGCTTCTACGGGTGTTATTGGTGAGCCAATGGATGCATCGGGTATTGTAAGTCTTTTACCAAGTATGGCAGAGACAGCAGAAAAGGGGAATTGGTTGGAAGCTGCAAAAGCCATAATGACAACAGACACATTTCCAAAACTTGCTACGCGTACTTTTGATTGTGGAGGGGAGAATGTTACCATTCATGGAATTGCAAAAGGTGCAGGTATGATTGCACCCGATATGGCAACAATGCTCTCGTTTGTGATCAGTGATGCGACTATTTCTTCGGATATGCTTCAATCTATGTTATCAGAAGCGGTTCAGGGTTCTTTCAATTCGATTACTGTCGATAGTGATACCTCAACCTCAGATACACTTATGTTGTTTGCAACAGGAAAAGAACATTTCCCATGCATTACAAGTCAATCTGATTCACGTTATAGCGTTTTTGTGAAACAATTGGGTGCGCTTCTGCATGAACTTGCACTCCAAGTTGTGTGTGATGGAGAAGGGGCGCGTCATTTAATTGAAGTGAATGTGACTGGTGCAACAACAGACAATGCTGCGAAAACGATTGCTTTATCAATTGCAAATTCACCGCTTGTAAAAACGGCTATTGCCGGTGAAGATGCAAATTGGGGACGAGTCGTTATGGCGGTCGGGAAGGCCGGTGTTGAAGTTGATCGTGATTTGTTGACGATTTGGTTTGGTGAGCATTGTGTGGCGGTGAATGGCGAACGAGATCCTACGTATTGTGAAGAAACAATAGGTGCTTATATGCAAGGTAAACACATCACAATTCGCGTTGATATCGGTTTGGGCGCTGGTGAGGCAACGGTTTGGTCTTGTGACTTAACAAAAGAGTACGTTATGATCAATAGCGATTACAGAAATTAA
- the mutT gene encoding 8-oxo-dGTP diphosphatase MutT, whose translation MCIKSPLLLVVACALLDQNNRVLLTERPEGKSLAGLWEFPGGKVEQGETPEISLIRELEEELGVYVQVNNLHPLTFASHSYATFHLLMPLYLCDHYEGVAQGREGQNLEWVFINDLDKYSMPDADKPLVQVLKNHLL comes from the coding sequence ATGTGTATAAAAAGTCCCCTTCTTCTTGTTGTTGCCTGCGCATTGTTAGATCAAAATAATCGTGTTTTGCTTACCGAGCGTCCTGAAGGAAAATCACTGGCTGGTTTATGGGAGTTTCCTGGTGGAAAGGTTGAGCAAGGTGAAACTCCGGAAATCTCATTAATTCGTGAACTAGAAGAAGAGCTTGGTGTGTATGTTCAGGTAAATAATTTACACCCTTTAACATTTGCAAGCCATAGCTATGCAACATTTCACCTCTTAATGCCGTTGTATCTTTGTGACCATTATGAGGGCGTTGCGCAAGGACGAGAGGGGCAAAATTTAGAATGGGTTTTTATTAATGATCTTGATAAATATTCTATGCCTGATGCTGATAAACCATTAGTTCAGGTGTTAAAAAATCATCTTCTTTAA
- a CDS encoding NlpC/P60 family protein, which yields MVFKDPRLHAFREDLADKRLETEITAQRFVQGEKRRVNVPVAGLFKENSKKSEMQTECLFGEELLIFEHGETMSWGQSLKDNYVGYIDTTALCISTVKQTHVVSTPRTFQYFQADLRGPMEYPLSMGSKVSVVDEVEVRETMYSILENGRSIISNHLSPLEHVYKDYVSVAEMFIRTPYLWGGTSGFGLDCSGIIQLSMIMTGQMVLRDTDMQQKTIGRPLSDRDKLQRGDLIFWQGHAAIMVDHENIIHANGFSMDVTIEPLEEVITRIAQTYQRYPTAKRRPIQ from the coding sequence ATGGTCTTTAAAGATCCGAGATTACATGCATTTAGAGAAGATCTAGCAGACAAACGTCTTGAAACAGAAATTACAGCACAGCGCTTTGTGCAAGGTGAAAAAAGACGTGTTAATGTACCTGTTGCTGGACTATTTAAAGAAAACAGTAAAAAAAGTGAAATGCAGACAGAGTGCTTATTCGGGGAAGAACTTCTTATCTTTGAACACGGAGAAACGATGTCATGGGGACAATCTCTCAAAGATAATTATGTTGGCTATATTGATACGACAGCGCTTTGTATATCAACTGTCAAACAAACACATGTTGTTTCAACCCCACGTACTTTTCAATATTTCCAAGCTGATTTGCGTGGACCAATGGAGTATCCTTTATCTATGGGAAGTAAGGTAAGTGTCGTTGATGAAGTTGAAGTCCGTGAAACCATGTATTCTATACTTGAAAATGGGAGATCAATCATTAGCAATCATCTTAGCCCACTTGAACATGTTTATAAAGATTATGTTAGTGTTGCTGAAATGTTTATCCGCACACCGTACCTTTGGGGTGGGACCAGTGGCTTTGGACTTGATTGCTCAGGAATCATCCAGCTTTCTATGATAATGACCGGTCAAATGGTCTTACGTGATACTGACATGCAGCAGAAAACTATCGGAAGACCACTCTCAGACAGGGATAAACTTCAACGAGGTGATTTGATTTTTTGGCAAGGTCATGCTGCCATTATGGTTGATCATGAAAATATCATTCATGCAAATGGCTTCTCTATGGACGTTACGATCGAACCACTAGAAGAAGTAATTACACGTATTGCTCAAACATATCAACGATACCCCACCGCAAAACGCCGTCCAATTCAATAA
- a CDS encoding leucyl aminopeptidase family protein, which translates to MHQHPIHFSSIRIDNSCPIILVNQRNLANLSLDASTTAWIKVNDFTGKSGQILFVPHKTGYLKKVLFGIGNGNDPFITGLLAQKLPAGQWHLEGETSDEINAYLGLALGSYQFNRYRQNSSFKSLSIHVNEAVDLNELQRIYEAVFFVRDLINIPANDMTPDTLEEETRQLGKIYGAHVQSICGDDLLPHNFPMIHAVGRAGSTAPRLIELHWGQEHHPKITLVGKGVTFDTGGLDIKSANNMLLMKKDMGGGANVLGLAKLIMDAKLPFRLRVLIPAVENAISANAYRPGDILKSRKGLSVEVGNTDAEGRLILADALAYGDEESPQFMLCMATLTGAARIALGPDLPAFYCNDSIWAQQISESAHAVFDPLWQMPLWKPYQEMLSSPIADLNNVTGNSFAGSIMAALFLNSFVEKSEHFAHFDLYGWVPKEKPGYPIGGSAQTIRALYNIFKNEV; encoded by the coding sequence ATGCACCAGCATCCCATTCATTTTAGCTCAATACGTATCGATAACAGTTGCCCTATCATCTTGGTAAACCAAAGAAATCTTGCCAACTTATCACTTGATGCGTCAACAACAGCATGGATAAAAGTTAATGACTTTACTGGCAAATCAGGACAAATACTCTTTGTTCCTCACAAAACGGGGTATTTAAAAAAAGTTTTATTTGGAATTGGCAATGGTAACGATCCCTTTATTACAGGACTGCTTGCTCAAAAACTTCCTGCTGGTCAATGGCATTTAGAAGGTGAAACCTCTGATGAAATAAATGCCTATCTTGGATTAGCATTGGGAAGCTATCAATTTAATCGCTATCGTCAAAATTCTTCTTTCAAATCATTATCCATCCATGTCAATGAGGCCGTTGATCTTAATGAGCTCCAACGCATTTATGAAGCTGTCTTCTTCGTCCGTGATCTCATCAATATTCCAGCCAATGATATGACCCCTGATACTCTCGAAGAAGAAACACGACAATTAGGGAAAATATACGGTGCTCATGTCCAAAGTATTTGTGGAGATGATCTCTTGCCCCATAACTTTCCCATGATTCATGCCGTAGGACGAGCAGGCAGCACTGCACCACGACTGATTGAGTTACACTGGGGGCAAGAACATCATCCTAAAATAACGTTGGTAGGCAAAGGCGTAACTTTTGATACGGGGGGGCTGGATATTAAATCAGCCAATAACATGTTGCTTATGAAAAAAGACATGGGAGGTGGAGCAAACGTTTTGGGATTGGCTAAACTTATCATGGATGCAAAATTACCTTTCCGTCTACGTGTTTTGATTCCAGCTGTAGAAAATGCAATTTCTGCAAATGCTTACCGACCAGGTGATATTCTCAAAAGTCGAAAAGGTTTAAGTGTTGAAGTGGGGAATACAGATGCTGAAGGGCGCCTTATCCTCGCTGATGCACTCGCCTATGGTGATGAAGAAAGCCCTCAATTCATGCTTTGCATGGCAACTTTAACGGGGGCAGCACGGATAGCATTAGGACCAGATCTTCCCGCATTTTATTGTAATGATTCAATATGGGCACAACAAATTTCTGAATCGGCTCACGCTGTTTTTGATCCTCTTTGGCAAATGCCCCTTTGGAAACCTTACCAAGAGATGTTATCATCGCCAATTGCTGACCTTAACAATGTAACTGGAAATAGCTTTGCTGGCTCTATAATGGCTGCTTTATTTCTTAATTCTTTTGTTGAAAAATCTGAACATTTTGCGCATTTCGACCTTTATGGATGGGTTCCAAAAGAAAAACCGGGGTATCCTATTGGGGGATCGGCACAAACTATTCGCGCTCTTTATAATATTTTTAAAAATGAGGTTTGA
- the coaA gene encoding type I pantothenate kinase, which produces MSDRYSPYRVFTAQEWSEFRADTPLTLTFDEIKRLRSIDDPIDFEEVQRIYLSLSRLLLCHVEAVQELFHKRQQFLHQEETKKTPFIIGIAGSVAVGKSTTARILQELLKRWTSSLKVDLITTDGFLYPNALLQQKNRLNRKGFPDSYDIKKLLCFLSAIKAGIGNIPAPLYSHMTYDVLKNQTITIDRPDILIVEGINVLQVSDLPKDGKVIPFVSDFFDFSIYVDAETEIIRHWYLERFKRLRKTAFQNPESYFHRYALLNEKEALKIAEDIWQTINLKNLQENILPTRPRSNLILRKGKNHLVEYVALRRL; this is translated from the coding sequence ATTTCTGACCGATATTCGCCCTATCGCGTCTTTACTGCACAAGAATGGTCAGAATTCCGTGCAGACACACCTCTCACCTTGACTTTTGATGAAATTAAACGTTTACGCTCTATTGATGACCCTATCGACTTTGAGGAAGTCCAACGCATTTATCTTTCTTTATCGCGTCTATTATTATGCCATGTTGAAGCCGTACAAGAACTTTTTCACAAACGTCAACAGTTTCTCCATCAAGAAGAGACTAAAAAAACACCCTTTATTATTGGAATTGCTGGTTCTGTAGCAGTAGGAAAATCTACCACCGCTCGTATCCTTCAAGAACTGTTGAAACGTTGGACATCTAGTCTTAAAGTTGATCTGATCACAACGGATGGCTTTCTCTATCCTAACGCACTCTTACAGCAAAAAAATCGTCTGAATCGTAAAGGATTTCCTGATTCCTACGACATTAAAAAATTGCTGTGCTTTCTTTCGGCGATAAAAGCAGGTATCGGGAATATCCCTGCTCCGCTTTATTCGCATATGACCTATGATGTTCTAAAAAATCAGACAATTACCATTGACCGTCCTGATATTTTAATTGTTGAAGGTATTAATGTATTACAAGTCAGTGATCTTCCTAAAGATGGAAAAGTCATTCCTTTCGTGTCAGATTTTTTTGATTTTTCAATCTATGTCGATGCTGAAACAGAAATCATTCGTCACTGGTATTTAGAGCGCTTTAAACGTTTACGTAAAACAGCTTTTCAAAATCCTGAATCCTATTTTCATCGTTATGCCCTTCTCAATGAAAAAGAAGCCTTAAAAATCGCTGAGGATATTTGGCAAACAATTAATTTAAAAAATTTACAAGAAAACATATTGCCAACACGACCACGGTCCAATCTCATTCTACGAAAGGGAAAAAATCATTTGGTCGAGTATGTCGCACTTAGACGACTATAA
- a CDS encoding asparaginase produces MKKIAIGTLGGTIAMTADHFGHMQPTLTSDNLIKSVPDLNKVADIHTQTLMQIPSGSLSFKILFEIIEWAKQQINAGAEGIVLTQGTDTLEETAFFLSLYWQEAEPLIITGAMRTPHEAGADGPANILAATRVAAAPQSRNRGVLVVINDTIHSPYWLYKSHTVKVETFQSGLAGILGTILERKIIYFNNQKFFPTTFDLPQKHNHQVALLYSSLSSDAQLMKFCLESGYYAGLVIAGFGAGHCSFQEADLVQQYAQKIPIIIASRCCNGSTTRITYGYKGSETDMIASGALMSGYLSAVKARLLLWAFLAQGYSLAQVRAYWNNWTIS; encoded by the coding sequence ATGAAAAAAATAGCTATAGGAACCTTAGGTGGAACAATTGCAATGACTGCTGATCATTTTGGCCACATGCAACCAACTTTAACCTCAGACAACCTCATAAAAAGTGTTCCTGATTTAAATAAGGTTGCTGATATTCATACACAAACATTAATGCAAATACCAAGTGGATCTTTATCTTTTAAAATTCTTTTTGAAATAATCGAGTGGGCAAAACAACAAATAAATGCTGGCGCAGAAGGGATTGTTTTAACACAAGGGACTGATACTCTGGAAGAAACTGCTTTTTTTCTTTCTCTTTATTGGCAGGAAGCTGAACCACTCATCATAACTGGTGCTATGCGTACCCCTCACGAAGCAGGCGCTGACGGACCCGCTAATATTTTAGCAGCAACACGTGTTGCAGCAGCCCCACAAAGCCGTAATCGAGGTGTTCTCGTTGTCATTAATGATACAATTCATTCACCGTATTGGCTCTATAAAAGCCATACCGTCAAAGTTGAAACATTTCAGTCAGGTCTCGCAGGTATTTTAGGAACTATTTTGGAAAGAAAAATCATTTATTTCAATAATCAAAAATTTTTCCCGACAACGTTTGATCTTCCCCAAAAACACAATCATCAAGTTGCACTCCTTTATTCCTCTTTATCGTCTGATGCACAATTAATGAAATTCTGTCTTGAAAGTGGATATTATGCTGGACTTGTTATTGCCGGTTTTGGTGCAGGACACTGTAGTTTTCAAGAAGCAGACCTTGTACAACAATATGCACAAAAAATACCAATTATTATTGCTAGTCGTTGTTGTAATGGCTCAACAACACGTATAACGTACGGCTATAAAGGTTCAGAAACCGATATGATTGCTTCGGGTGCTCTCATGTCCGGTTATTTATCAGCCGTAAAAGCGCGTTTACTTTTATGGGCTTTTTTGGCACAAGGGTACTCATTGGCACAAGTCCGTGCATACTGGAATAACTGGACGATAAGTTAG
- the hslV gene encoding ATP-dependent protease subunit HslV, translated as MTEHKPDIMYGTTIITVRKGGKVVMAGDGQVSLGQTIMKGNARKVRRLGKSGVVIAGFAGATADAFTLLERLETKLEQYPDQLMRACVELAKDWRTDRYLRRLEAMMLVADKKVTLALTGLGDVLEPEDGVMAIGSGGNFALSAARALMDLDLDAETIARKAMAIAAKICVYTNDHFTIETLDAELSSLEKAI; from the coding sequence ATGACAGAACATAAGCCAGACATAATGTATGGTACAACGATTATTACGGTACGAAAAGGTGGCAAAGTTGTGATGGCTGGCGACGGTCAAGTCTCTCTTGGACAGACGATTATGAAAGGCAATGCACGTAAAGTCCGCCGTCTTGGAAAAAGCGGAGTGGTTATTGCTGGTTTTGCAGGTGCTACAGCAGATGCGTTCACATTACTGGAAAGATTGGAAACAAAGCTTGAGCAATATCCTGATCAGCTTATGCGTGCTTGTGTAGAACTTGCAAAAGATTGGAGAACAGATCGCTATTTGCGTCGTCTTGAAGCAATGATGCTTGTGGCTGATAAGAAAGTAACTTTGGCTCTAACAGGGCTTGGTGATGTCTTAGAACCAGAAGATGGGGTTATGGCCATTGGCTCTGGAGGAAATTTTGCTCTTTCAGCAGCACGGGCACTCATGGACTTGGATTTGGATGCAGAAACTATTGCCCGTAAAGCTATGGCTATTGCCGCTAAAATTTGTGTTTATACCAATGATCATTTTACGATTGAAACATTGGATGCAGAATTATCTTCTTTAGAGAAAGCTATTTAA